The proteins below come from a single Streptomyces sp. M92 genomic window:
- a CDS encoding ComEA family DNA-binding protein: MALRSRTRTPHATSGPGRGPASDGRSRHHRALRSRSGPPGRARHGRRRPPPEHLRLRAEAIFGEGAGVRGESGKGPPGGEQERLPSRAATAPDPVALTGAGAATNAGAVTDAGTVPDAGALTWRERAGQALRERMPVWLQTRCGMERRSAVALTVLLVVAAVFAVQHFWTGRTQQVSAPEVVREAAAYGAGEKSEAADGRTATDPPTGTAPATAGAEIVVDVGGKVREPGVHRLPAGSRVEDALRAAGGVRPGTKTDGLNRARFLMDGEQVIVGAPAQPAGAGPNGAAVGPTAPAAPVSLSTATADQLDTLPGVGPVLAQHIIDYRTRNGGFRSVDELREVNGIGDRRFADLRNLVRP, from the coding sequence ATGGCTCTTCGATCACGCACACGTACACCGCACGCGACCAGCGGCCCGGGACGCGGGCCGGCCTCGGACGGCCGTTCCCGCCACCACCGCGCCCTCCGCTCCCGTTCCGGTCCGCCCGGCCGCGCACGGCACGGGCGCCGCCGTCCGCCGCCGGAGCACCTCCGTCTCCGCGCGGAGGCGATCTTCGGCGAAGGCGCCGGTGTGCGGGGGGAGTCGGGGAAGGGACCGCCGGGCGGGGAGCAGGAGAGGCTGCCGAGCAGGGCGGCAACCGCACCGGATCCGGTCGCCCTCACGGGCGCCGGGGCTGCCACGAACGCGGGGGCCGTCACGGATGCCGGGACTGTCCCGGACGCCGGCGCGCTCACCTGGCGCGAACGCGCCGGGCAGGCACTGCGGGAGCGCATGCCGGTGTGGCTGCAGACCCGGTGCGGGATGGAGCGGCGCAGCGCGGTCGCGCTCACGGTCCTGCTCGTGGTCGCCGCGGTCTTCGCCGTGCAGCACTTCTGGACCGGCCGCACCCAGCAGGTATCCGCGCCCGAGGTGGTGCGGGAGGCGGCGGCCTACGGTGCCGGGGAGAAGAGCGAGGCGGCCGACGGACGGACAGCCACCGACCCGCCCACGGGCACCGCGCCGGCGACGGCCGGGGCCGAGATCGTGGTGGACGTCGGCGGCAAGGTGCGCGAGCCCGGGGTCCACCGCCTCCCGGCCGGTTCACGGGTCGAGGACGCCCTGCGCGCCGCCGGGGGAGTACGGCCCGGCACGAAGACCGACGGCCTGAACCGCGCCCGCTTCCTCATGGACGGCGAGCAGGTGATCGTCGGCGCTCCGGCGCAGCCCGCGGGGGCCGGCCCGAACGGCGCGGCGGTGGGGCCGACCGCTCCCGCGGCACCGGTTTCCCTCAGCACGGCGACCGCCGACCAGCTCGACACCCTCCCGGGCGTCGGCCCGGTGCTGGCCCAGCACATCATCGACTACCGCACCAGGAACGGCGGGTTCCGCTCGGTCGACGAGTTGCGCGAGGTCAACGGTATCGGCGACCGCCGCTTCGCCGACCTGCGGAATCTCGTGCGGCCATGA
- the lepA gene encoding translation elongation factor 4, translated as MPAIPSHVPEPSRTDPALIRNFCIIAHIDHGKSTLADRMLQLTGVVEQRQMRAQYLDRMDIERERGITIKSQAVRLPWAPSHDEGNTHILNMIDTPGHVDFTYEVSRSLAACEGTILLVDAAQGIEAQTLANLYLAMENDLTIIPVLNKIDLPAAQPEKFSEELANLVGCDPDDVLKVSAKTGMGVDALLDKVVAEVPAPVGVKDAPARAMIFDSVYDSYRGVVTYVRVIDGQLNKRERIRMMSTGATHELLEIGTNSPEMLSADGLGVGEVGYLITGVKDVRQSKVGDTVTSQHKGAEEPLGGYKDPRPMVFSGLYPLDGSDYPLLREALDKLQLNDAALVYEPETSAALGFGFRVGFLGLLHLDVIRERLEREFGLDLIATAPNVVYRVVMEDGTEVEVTNPSEFPEGKINEVYEPVVRATILAPTEFIGAIMELCQTRRGTLLGMDYLSEDRVEIRYTLPLAEIVFDFFDQLKSKTRGYASLDYEPTGEQTSSLVKVDILLHGDKVDAFSAITHKDQAYAYGVRLVAKLKELIPRQAFEVPVQAAIGSRVIARETIRAIRKDVLAKCYGGDISRKRKLLEKQKEGKKRMKMVGSVEVPQEAFIAVLSSDDNAGSGKGKK; from the coding sequence GTGCCCGCGATCCCCAGCCATGTGCCCGAGCCGAGCCGTACCGACCCGGCGCTGATCCGCAATTTCTGCATCATCGCGCACATCGACCACGGCAAGTCCACGCTCGCCGACCGGATGCTCCAGCTGACCGGTGTGGTCGAGCAGCGGCAGATGCGCGCCCAGTACCTCGACCGCATGGACATCGAGCGCGAGCGCGGCATCACGATCAAGTCCCAGGCGGTGCGACTGCCGTGGGCCCCGTCCCACGACGAGGGCAACACGCACATCCTCAACATGATCGACACCCCGGGGCACGTCGACTTCACCTACGAGGTCTCGCGGTCGCTGGCCGCCTGCGAGGGCACCATCCTCCTCGTCGACGCCGCCCAGGGCATCGAGGCCCAGACCCTCGCCAACCTCTACCTGGCGATGGAGAACGACCTCACGATCATCCCCGTACTGAACAAGATCGACCTGCCGGCCGCGCAGCCCGAGAAGTTCTCCGAGGAGCTCGCCAACCTGGTCGGCTGCGACCCCGACGACGTCCTCAAGGTCTCCGCCAAGACCGGCATGGGCGTCGACGCGCTGCTGGACAAGGTCGTCGCCGAGGTCCCCGCGCCGGTCGGCGTCAAGGACGCCCCCGCCCGCGCGATGATCTTCGACTCGGTCTACGACTCCTACCGCGGTGTCGTGACGTACGTCCGCGTCATCGACGGCCAGCTCAACAAGCGCGAGCGCATCCGGATGATGTCCACCGGCGCCACGCACGAGCTGCTGGAGATCGGCACCAACTCGCCGGAGATGCTCTCCGCCGACGGTCTCGGCGTCGGCGAGGTGGGCTACCTGATCACCGGCGTGAAGGACGTCCGCCAGTCCAAGGTCGGTGACACCGTCACCAGCCAGCACAAGGGCGCCGAGGAGCCGCTCGGCGGCTACAAGGACCCCAGGCCCATGGTCTTCTCCGGCCTGTACCCGCTGGACGGCTCCGACTACCCGCTGCTGCGCGAGGCCCTGGACAAGCTCCAGCTCAACGACGCCGCGCTGGTCTACGAGCCGGAGACCTCCGCCGCCCTCGGCTTCGGCTTCCGCGTCGGCTTCCTCGGCCTGCTCCACCTCGACGTGATCCGCGAGCGCCTGGAGCGCGAGTTCGGCCTCGATCTGATCGCCACCGCGCCCAACGTGGTCTACCGCGTGGTCATGGAGGACGGCACCGAGGTCGAGGTCACCAACCCGAGCGAGTTCCCCGAGGGCAAGATCAACGAGGTCTACGAGCCGGTCGTGCGCGCCACGATCCTGGCGCCGACCGAGTTCATCGGCGCCATCATGGAGCTGTGCCAGACCCGGCGCGGCACCCTGCTCGGCATGGACTACCTCTCCGAGGACCGGGTGGAGATCCGCTACACCCTCCCGCTCGCGGAGATCGTCTTCGACTTCTTCGACCAGCTGAAGTCCAAGACCCGCGGCTACGCCTCCCTGGACTACGAGCCCACCGGCGAGCAGACCTCCAGCCTGGTCAAGGTCGACATCCTGCTGCACGGCGACAAGGTGGACGCCTTCTCGGCGATCACCCACAAGGACCAGGCGTACGCGTACGGCGTCCGGCTCGTCGCCAAGCTCAAGGAGCTGATCCCGAGGCAGGCCTTCGAGGTGCCGGTGCAGGCCGCCATCGGCTCGCGCGTCATCGCCCGCGAGACCATCCGCGCCATCCGCAAGGACGTCCTCGCCAAGTGCTACGGCGGTGACATCTCCCGCAAGCGGAAGCTGCTGGAGAAGCAGAAGGAGGGCAAGAAGCGGATGAAGATGGTGGGCTCCGTGGAGGTTCCGCAGGAGGCCTTCATCGCGGTGCTGTCGAGCGACGACAACGCGGGGTCGGGCAAGGGCAAGAAGTAG
- the holA gene encoding DNA polymerase III subunit delta translates to MARKTANDDPLAPVTLAVGQEDLLLDRAVQEVVAAAKAADADTDVRDLTPDQLQPGTLAELTSPSLFAERKVVVVRNAQDLSADTVKDVKAYLGTPAEEITLVLLHAGGAKGKGLLDAARKAVAREVACARMTKPADRLAFVRAEFRTAGRSATPEACQALVDAIGSDLRELASAVSQLTADIEGTIDEAVVGRYYTGRAEASSFTVADRAVEGRAAEALEALRWSLATGVAPVLITSALAQGVRAIGKLSSARGGRPADLARELGMPPWKIDRVRQQMRGWTPDGVSVALRAVAEADAGVKGGGDDPEYALEKCVVTVARAARSRGRA, encoded by the coding sequence ATGGCCAGGAAGACTGCGAACGACGACCCTCTCGCCCCGGTGACCCTTGCCGTGGGCCAGGAGGACCTCCTGCTCGACCGCGCCGTGCAGGAGGTGGTGGCCGCCGCGAAGGCCGCCGACGCCGACACGGACGTACGCGACCTGACCCCCGACCAGCTGCAGCCCGGCACGCTCGCCGAGCTCACCAGCCCCTCGCTCTTCGCCGAGCGCAAGGTCGTCGTGGTACGCAATGCGCAGGACCTGTCCGCCGACACGGTCAAGGACGTCAAGGCCTACCTCGGCACGCCCGCCGAGGAGATCACCCTCGTACTGCTGCACGCGGGCGGCGCCAAGGGCAAGGGCCTGCTGGACGCCGCGCGCAAGGCGGTCGCCCGCGAGGTGGCGTGCGCCAGGATGACCAAGCCCGCGGACCGGCTGGCCTTCGTGCGGGCGGAGTTCCGCACCGCCGGGCGGTCCGCCACCCCCGAGGCGTGCCAGGCGCTGGTCGACGCGATCGGCAGCGACCTGCGGGAGCTGGCCTCTGCGGTGTCCCAGCTGACCGCCGACATCGAGGGCACGATCGACGAGGCCGTCGTCGGCCGCTACTACACCGGGCGGGCGGAGGCCTCCAGCTTCACCGTCGCCGACCGCGCGGTCGAGGGACGGGCGGCGGAGGCTCTGGAGGCGCTGCGCTGGTCCCTGGCGACCGGAGTGGCGCCGGTACTGATCACCAGCGCGCTCGCCCAGGGCGTGCGGGCCATCGGAAAGCTCTCCTCCGCCCGCGGCGGACGCCCCGCCGACCTCGCCCGCGAGCTGGGCATGCCGCCGTGGAAGATCGACCGCGTCCGGCAGCAGATGCGCGGCTGGACCCCGGACGGCGTATCGGTGGCCCTGCGCGCGGTGGCCGAGGCGGACGCGGGCGTGAAGGGCGGCGGGGACGACCCCGAGTACGCCCTGGAGAAGTGCGTGGTGACCGTCGCGCGGGCGGCGCGTTCACGGGGACGCGCGTAA
- a CDS encoding ComEC/Rec2 family competence protein: MSTGPRAAVSTGPRAAVSTGSDDAQTSAANGTTSPRAPVHAASGHRLGAAHPRQEGPADLRLVPPALAAWGTAALLLDAPAGWAVGAVTVGLAVAAVLLLRTRARGPARGRSRASVAALLLCVAASAASAALHGADLRRGPVPALARQYASVTAEVELTADPRLTRPRVRGNRAVPPTVLIEGDVRRVTETGGREVRTRTPVLMLVDVGGGDESGKAGAGTARWLELLPTTRLRVTARTAPPRTPGDRVAAVLRVRGDPAGPKVTAGPSDAQRLAGRLRAGLREATDGLSADARALLPGLVVGDTSRITPELEEAFKETDLAHTLAVSGANFTIVLALLLGPPGLAQRSERRGLAPRLGISLRTTALLGGVLALAFVIVCRPDPSVLRAAACGTVALLALATGRRRSLLPALATAVLLLVLYDPWLARSYGFLLSVLATGALLTLAPRWSAALRRRGVSPRLAEALAAAGAAQAVCAPVVAVLSARVSLVAVPCNLLAEFAVAPATVLGFAALATAPLAMPLAKALAWCGGWPAEWIAGIARTGAALPGAGVDWPGSWPGAALLALVTVAVLFLGRRLLKHPWWCGVCAVVLALAVVQPPPLTRVIAGWPPAGWRMVMCDVGQGDALVLAAGDDTAVVVDAGPDPALVDHCLRSLGITRVPLVLLTHFHADHVAGLPGVLRGRSVGAIETTALEEPADQAEFVRRQAAARQIPLRHATAGERRRTGPLSWEVVWPPPSTPPAAAVPGSPTPPPPSAQSPNDASVTLLVRTAGLRLLLLGDLEPPAQQALARSPAAAALEEVDVLKVAHHGSAHQDPGLIRKMAPRLALISCGEDNTYGHPAPATVAALRSRGAMVLRTDRDGALAVTGTGERLRVAGG; the protein is encoded by the coding sequence ATGAGCACCGGACCTCGGGCGGCCGTGAGCACCGGACCTCGTGCGGCCGTGAGCACCGGGTCGGACGACGCGCAGACGAGCGCCGCCAACGGCACGACATCTCCGCGTGCCCCCGTGCACGCCGCCTCCGGGCACCGGCTCGGGGCCGCCCACCCCCGGCAGGAGGGCCCCGCGGACCTGCGGCTGGTCCCGCCCGCGCTCGCCGCCTGGGGCACGGCGGCGCTGCTGCTGGACGCGCCGGCCGGGTGGGCCGTGGGCGCGGTGACGGTCGGTCTGGCAGTGGCCGCCGTCCTGCTGCTGAGGACACGAGCACGCGGGCCCGCACGAGGGCGGTCCCGGGCCTCGGTCGCCGCTCTCCTCCTCTGCGTCGCCGCCTCCGCGGCCTCGGCCGCGCTGCACGGCGCCGACCTGCGACGCGGGCCCGTACCAGCGCTGGCCCGGCAGTACGCCAGCGTCACCGCGGAGGTCGAGCTCACCGCCGACCCGCGCCTCACCCGGCCCAGAGTCCGGGGGAACCGTGCCGTGCCGCCCACCGTGCTGATCGAGGGCGACGTACGGCGGGTGACCGAGACCGGCGGGCGGGAGGTCCGGACGCGGACGCCGGTGCTGATGCTCGTCGACGTGGGCGGGGGCGACGAGTCGGGCAAGGCAGGCGCCGGCACCGCCCGTTGGCTGGAGCTCCTGCCCACCACGCGGCTCCGCGTCACCGCTCGCACGGCGCCCCCGAGGACGCCCGGCGACCGCGTCGCCGCCGTGCTGCGGGTACGGGGCGATCCAGCGGGCCCGAAGGTGACGGCCGGTCCGTCGGACGCGCAACGACTCGCGGGACGACTGCGGGCCGGTCTGCGGGAGGCCACCGACGGCCTGTCCGCGGACGCGCGAGCCCTGCTGCCGGGGCTGGTCGTCGGGGACACCTCGCGCATCACGCCCGAGCTGGAGGAGGCGTTCAAGGAGACCGACCTCGCGCACACGCTGGCCGTGTCCGGAGCCAACTTCACGATCGTGCTGGCACTACTGCTAGGCCCTCCCGGACTGGCCCAGCGCAGCGAACGCCGGGGACTGGCGCCACGCCTCGGCATCTCCCTGCGGACGACCGCGCTGCTCGGCGGGGTGCTCGCACTGGCCTTCGTCATCGTCTGCCGCCCCGACCCGAGCGTGCTGCGTGCCGCCGCCTGCGGAACCGTCGCCCTCCTCGCCCTGGCCACCGGACGCCGCAGGTCCCTGCTCCCGGCGCTGGCGACGGCGGTCCTCCTGCTGGTGCTGTACGACCCGTGGCTGGCCCGCAGTTACGGCTTCCTGCTCTCCGTGCTGGCCACCGGCGCCCTGCTCACGCTCGCCCCGCGCTGGAGCGCGGCACTGCGCCGACGCGGTGTGTCGCCCCGGCTCGCCGAGGCACTGGCCGCCGCGGGCGCGGCGCAGGCCGTGTGCGCGCCGGTCGTCGCCGTGCTGTCGGCGCGGGTGAGTCTGGTCGCGGTGCCGTGCAACCTGCTCGCGGAGTTCGCGGTGGCGCCGGCCACGGTGCTGGGCTTCGCGGCGCTGGCGACGGCACCACTGGCGATGCCGTTGGCCAAGGCGCTGGCCTGGTGCGGGGGCTGGCCGGCCGAGTGGATCGCGGGGATCGCCCGCACCGGCGCCGCGCTGCCCGGCGCGGGTGTGGACTGGCCGGGCAGCTGGCCGGGCGCGGCGCTGCTCGCCCTCGTCACGGTGGCGGTGCTGTTCCTCGGCCGACGGCTGCTGAAGCACCCCTGGTGGTGCGGTGTCTGTGCGGTGGTGCTGGCGCTGGCGGTGGTGCAGCCGCCACCACTGACCCGGGTGATCGCCGGGTGGCCCCCAGCCGGCTGGCGGATGGTGATGTGCGACGTGGGACAGGGCGACGCCCTGGTCCTCGCGGCGGGCGACGACACGGCCGTCGTCGTGGACGCCGGACCCGACCCGGCGCTGGTCGACCACTGCCTGCGCTCACTCGGCATCACCCGCGTCCCACTCGTGCTGCTGACCCACTTCCACGCCGACCACGTGGCGGGACTGCCCGGGGTGCTGCGGGGACGCTCGGTGGGCGCGATCGAGACCACGGCCCTGGAAGAGCCCGCCGACCAGGCGGAGTTCGTCCGCAGACAGGCGGCGGCCCGACAGATCCCCCTGCGGCACGCCACCGCCGGGGAACGGCGCCGGACCGGCCCGCTGTCCTGGGAGGTGGTGTGGCCACCTCCGAGCACCCCACCCGCCGCCGCGGTGCCGGGTTCCCCCACGCCCCCGCCACCGAGCGCGCAAAGCCCCAACGATGCCAGCGTCACCCTCTTGGTGCGGACGGCGGGCCTGCGCCTGCTGCTCCTCGGGGACCTGGAGCCCCCGGCCCAGCAGGCCCTGGCGAGATCGCCGGCCGCCGCGGCCCTGGAGGAGGTCGACGTACTGAAGGTCGCCCACCACGGCTCCGCCCACCAGGACCCCGGCCTCATACGGAAGATGGCCCCGAGGCTGGCGCTCATCAGCTGCGGTGAGGACAACACCTACGGCCACCCCGCGCCGGCCACCGTCGCCGCGCTGCGCTCGCGGGGCGCGATGGTGCTGCGCACGGACCGGGACGGGGCGCTGGCGGTCACCGGCACCGGAGAGAGGCTGCGGGTGGCGGGTGGCTGA
- a CDS encoding arylamine N-acetyltransferase family protein, translated as METSQVDAYLRRLGAGAPARPTLDALRELHLRHLRTVPFENLSVHLGEEIVLEEARLLEKIVGARRGGFCYELNGLFGALLSALGYEVTLLAARVYGDGGVLGIPYDHMALLVRTVDGGDWLADVGFGAHSHGPLEFGERGEQEDPGGTFRIVAAGPDAAGVRGGHYAARAADLDVLCDGKPVYRLEPRPRVLGDFVAGAWWHSTSPRSHFLQSPVCSRLTEDGGRVTLSGRRLTTTAVDGGREVREVATDQEVLGVYRDLFGVRLDRVPAGPAREETRREH; from the coding sequence ATGGAGACATCACAGGTCGACGCCTACCTCCGCCGGCTCGGAGCCGGGGCTCCGGCCCGGCCCACCCTCGACGCCCTGCGCGAGCTGCACCTGCGCCATCTGCGGACGGTGCCGTTCGAGAACCTGTCCGTCCACCTGGGCGAGGAGATCGTGCTGGAGGAGGCGCGGCTGCTGGAGAAGATCGTGGGTGCGCGGCGGGGCGGGTTCTGTTACGAACTCAACGGGCTCTTCGGCGCGCTGCTGTCCGCGCTCGGGTACGAGGTCACGCTGCTCGCGGCGCGGGTGTACGGGGACGGCGGCGTGCTCGGGATCCCGTACGACCACATGGCGCTGCTGGTGCGGACGGTGGACGGGGGTGACTGGCTGGCGGACGTCGGGTTCGGGGCGCACAGTCACGGGCCGTTGGAGTTCGGGGAGCGGGGTGAGCAGGAGGACCCCGGAGGCACCTTCCGGATCGTGGCGGCGGGGCCGGACGCGGCCGGGGTGCGCGGCGGGCATTACGCGGCCCGCGCGGCCGACCTGGACGTGCTGTGCGACGGGAAGCCCGTGTACCGGCTGGAGCCGCGCCCGAGGGTGCTCGGCGACTTCGTGGCCGGTGCGTGGTGGCACAGCACCTCGCCCCGGTCTCACTTCCTCCAGTCCCCGGTGTGCTCCCGGCTCACGGAGGACGGAGGGCGGGTCACGCTCAGCGGGCGCAGGCTCACGACGACCGCCGTCGACGGGGGACGGGAGGTGCGTGAGGTGGCGACGGACCAGGAGGTGCTGGGGGTGTACCGGGACCTCTTCGGGGTCCGCCTCGACCGGGTGCCCGCCGGGCCCGCTCGTGAGGAAACCCGCCGGGAGCACTGA
- a CDS encoding histidine phosphatase family protein, translating into MTGTATRYLCLARHGEASSEESGLTENGRRQAVLLGRRLRDLPLTAVHHGPLPRAEQTARLIGDQLENVPLHASEVAGDYVPHVPDRDDLPVESADFFLGFLAGATEEEREHGPALARRALDMFTGPVDGEQDRYELVVTHNFLIAWLVRDAMHAPPWRWLGLNHCNAALTVIRYPPGRPASVLTTNDMRHLPTELRWTGFPPEVRV; encoded by the coding sequence ATGACCGGCACGGCCACCCGATACCTCTGCCTGGCCCGGCACGGCGAGGCGTCGTCGGAGGAGAGCGGGCTGACGGAGAACGGCCGCCGGCAAGCCGTGCTGCTCGGCCGGCGCCTCCGGGATCTCCCCCTGACGGCCGTTCACCACGGTCCGCTGCCCCGGGCCGAACAGACCGCACGTCTCATCGGTGACCAGCTGGAGAACGTGCCTCTCCACGCCTCGGAAGTCGCCGGGGACTACGTTCCCCACGTGCCGGACAGGGACGATCTCCCGGTGGAGTCGGCGGACTTCTTCCTCGGCTTCCTCGCCGGGGCCACCGAGGAGGAGCGGGAGCACGGACCCGCGCTGGCCCGCCGGGCGCTGGACATGTTCACCGGGCCGGTGGACGGTGAACAGGACCGGTACGAACTGGTCGTCACGCACAACTTCCTGATCGCCTGGCTCGTACGGGACGCCATGCACGCGCCGCCGTGGCGCTGGCTCGGCCTCAACCACTGCAACGCCGCACTCACGGTCATCCGGTACCCGCCCGGTCGGCCCGCCTCCGTCCTCACCACCAATGACATGCGCCACCTGCCCACCGAGCTGCGCTGGACCGGGTTTCCTCCCGAGGTGCGCGTCTGA
- a CDS encoding DegV family protein, which produces MSRHVAIVTDSTAYLPARTMERHGITAVPLTVVLGDRALEEGTEISTRSLAQALQKRRPVTTSRPAPELFAETYRRIADSGADAIVSLHLSAELSGTHDAAVVAAREAPVPVRVVDTGMIAMALGFCALAAAETAEAGGTVDEAVTAAEKRAAATSAYFYVDTLDYLRRGGRIGAAQALFGSALAVKPLLQLADGRIEPLEKVRTASRAIARLEEIVAERAGSAPVDIAVHHLAAPDRASALAERLRERVPELADLHVSEVGAVIGAHTGPGLLGVVVSSR; this is translated from the coding sequence ATGTCCCGCCATGTCGCGATCGTCACGGATTCAACGGCCTACCTCCCGGCCCGGACGATGGAGCGGCACGGCATCACCGCGGTACCCCTGACCGTCGTCCTCGGCGACCGGGCGCTGGAAGAGGGCACCGAGATCTCGACCCGCTCGCTGGCCCAGGCCCTGCAGAAACGGCGCCCGGTCACCACCTCCCGTCCCGCGCCCGAGCTCTTCGCCGAGACCTACCGCCGCATCGCCGACTCCGGCGCCGACGCCATCGTCTCCCTCCACCTCTCCGCCGAGCTCTCCGGTACCCACGACGCGGCCGTCGTCGCCGCGCGCGAGGCGCCGGTGCCGGTGCGGGTCGTGGACACCGGCATGATCGCGATGGCCCTCGGCTTCTGCGCGCTCGCCGCGGCCGAGACGGCGGAGGCGGGCGGCACCGTGGACGAGGCGGTCACGGCCGCGGAGAAGCGGGCCGCGGCCACCTCCGCCTACTTCTACGTCGACACCCTGGACTACCTGCGCAGGGGCGGCCGGATCGGAGCCGCCCAGGCCCTGTTCGGCTCCGCGCTCGCGGTGAAACCCCTGCTGCAGCTGGCCGACGGCCGCATCGAGCCCCTGGAGAAGGTCCGTACGGCGTCCAGGGCCATCGCCCGGCTGGAGGAGATCGTCGCCGAGCGCGCGGGCAGCGCCCCCGTGGACATCGCCGTCCACCATCTCGCCGCGCCCGACCGGGCGTCGGCCCTGGCGGAACGCCTGCGGGAGCGGGTGCCGGAACTAGCCGACCTGCATGTGAGCGAGGTCGGCGCGGTGATCGGGGCGCACACGGGGCCGGGGTTGTTGGGGGTCGTGGTCTCGTCGCGGTGA
- a CDS encoding YceI family protein, with protein sequence MIGRLLGNRTKRMQRTGPLAAVPTPPNAGVLSCRVLDPVNEPVANAEFAVSDTMGRKVVGGGTDPFGTFVATVPSGEYRLAVSAEGYTPYRASVTVIEDALASLGDVTLQVAQPPELPAPGDWEIEPTHSSIAFTARHIGLARIHGRFNAFAGAVRIAEGMERSAMHVVMDAASIDTNVKMRDDHLRSADFLDVQRYPTLEFYGDKFTHRGGNRWAVTGALSLHGVTRTVTLDAEYLGLGNGMEGETRAACRATTELHRDDFTVSWQTMLARGIAVVGPSIRIDLDVQIVPKG encoded by the coding sequence ATGATCGGCCGCTTGCTGGGGAACCGTACGAAGCGGATGCAACGGACGGGACCCCTGGCCGCGGTGCCAACGCCACCGAACGCCGGAGTGCTCAGCTGCCGGGTACTCGACCCGGTCAACGAGCCGGTGGCGAACGCGGAGTTCGCGGTCAGCGACACCATGGGGCGCAAGGTGGTCGGCGGCGGGACCGACCCCTTCGGGACGTTCGTGGCGACGGTGCCCTCGGGGGAGTACCGGCTCGCCGTGTCCGCCGAGGGTTACACGCCCTACCGGGCGTCCGTGACGGTCATCGAGGACGCGCTGGCGTCGCTCGGCGACGTGACGCTTCAGGTGGCCCAGCCCCCCGAGCTGCCCGCGCCGGGCGACTGGGAGATCGAGCCGACGCACTCCTCGATCGCGTTCACCGCGCGGCACATCGGTCTGGCCCGCATCCACGGCCGCTTCAACGCGTTCGCCGGCGCGGTGCGGATCGCCGAGGGCATGGAGCGGTCGGCGATGCACGTGGTGATGGACGCGGCGTCCATCGACACCAACGTGAAGATGCGCGACGACCACCTGCGGTCCGCGGACTTCCTGGACGTGCAGCGGTATCCGACGCTGGAGTTCTACGGCGACAAGTTCACGCACCGGGGCGGCAACCGCTGGGCCGTGACCGGCGCGCTGTCGCTGCACGGTGTGACGCGCACGGTCACGCTGGACGCCGAGTACCTCGGCCTCGGCAACGGCATGGAGGGCGAGACGCGGGCGGCCTGCCGCGCCACCACCGAGCTGCACCGCGACGACTTCACGGTCAGCTGGCAGACGATGCTGGCGCGCGGTATCGCCGTCGTCGGGCCCAGCATCCGCATCGACCTCGACGTGCAGATCGTGCCCAAGGGCTGA
- the rpsT gene encoding 30S ribosomal protein S20 gives MANIKSQIKRNKTNEKARLRNKAVKSSLKTAIRKAREAAAAGDAEKATEYQRVAARQLDKAVSKGVIHKNQAANKKSALAQKVGALKG, from the coding sequence GTGGCGAACATCAAGTCCCAGATCAAGCGGAACAAGACCAACGAGAAGGCCCGGCTGCGCAACAAGGCCGTCAAGTCCTCTCTGAAGACCGCGATCCGCAAGGCTCGTGAGGCCGCTGCCGCGGGCGACGCCGAGAAGGCCACCGAGTACCAGCGCGTTGCTGCGCGCCAGCTCGACAAGGCCGTCTCCAAGGGCGTCATCCACAAGAACCAGGCCGCCAACAAGAAGTCGGCCCTGGCCCAGAAGGTCGGCGCCCTCAAGGGCTGA